TCATCCTCGTGCAGCTTCTTCTCCGAATAGGTCATACGGTGCTTGCAGCCGAAGTACGAGTGCTTGCAGGGGAAGATCAGCTTTGAGGCCACGTTCTCCATGGCCAGGTTACGGATGTTGCTCATCGGCACGCGGCACACGGGGCACAGGGTCAGCTTGTGGCGGCACGATGAGCAGATCACGTGCCCCCGCGTGCACTGCATGATCGGTGGCATTATATACCCGAAGCACACGGGGCACTCCAGCAGCGACAAAAAGTAGTCGCCAAGGGCCCCATCCACGGTCCTCTCCATCCGTACGAGGGCCCCCTCCTGGGGCTGTTCCTGATTCTCCCCGGCGGCCGGATTCGGTGGCCTGTTCACCTGCAtgagagccacagagcccgGCTTGGGGACAAGTTCCAGGTGTCCTGGCCCTGGCGCTGGGTTCGGGGCTGCTTCACCTGCACTTGCACCACGATTATGGCCCGAGGATGCCTGCGCAGCTTGCAAGTCCGGGGCTGATTGACGACGTGGCAGCATCTCCTCGAAAGCCAAATAAAAGTCTTGAAGCAAAGACAAGGCGTTTCGGTATTTAATTT
The sequence above is a segment of the Drosophila pseudoobscura strain MV-25-SWS-2005 chromosome X, UCI_Dpse_MV25, whole genome shotgun sequence genome. Coding sequences within it:
- the sinah gene encoding probable E3 ubiquitin-protein ligase sinah, which codes for MFHRYSEIKYRNALSLLQDFYLAFEEMLPRRQSAPDLQAAQASSGHNRGASAGEAAPNPAPGPGHLELVPKPGSVALMQVNRPPNPAAGENQEQPQEGALVRMERTVDGALGDYFLSLLECPVCFGYIMPPIMQCTRGHVICSSCRHKLTLCPVCRVPMSNIRNLAMENVASKLIFPCKHSYFGCKHRMTYSEKKLHEDDCEFRPFFCPYPDDKCVWQGPLKDVFNHLTATHDNVITMEGHDIIFLATNVNLEGALDWTMVQSCHGRHFLLSLEKIHLGEGCQQYFAACRMIGTMRDAAEFDYSISLDANNRTLRWQSKPRSVRESFVTFTNADFLVLNKTTVELFSEEGNLALNVVITPTESELN